The following nucleotide sequence is from Malania oleifera isolate guangnan ecotype guangnan chromosome 4, ASM2987363v1, whole genome shotgun sequence.
TGACcttccacggtccccgctggttTACAAATAACTCTCACCATCCACTgtccccgttggctcacagaacgaactctcaccattcacggtcTCCGCTAACTCATAGAGTAAAccctcaccatccacaggtaccactGACTcagtgagtgtatctacctggaattgaaccctcGATGATCCTTCTTACTTgttgatgtctttccaccgcatCATATCGTGGGAGCGTTTAACTATATATTATTGCTTGTTCATGAGTGCGTTTATCCTATGTTTGGAAACACCTTATATATGAgtttgtattgaatttggataaaatgtaacaCAAAATTATAGTAAAATTTGCTTAAATCcatccaaattcaaatctaaagttCAAAATCTGTCATAATGTAGGTTCCTAAGAATCCCAAGACATGAACCAAATAGAAGTATTTTTATCAAAAATAAGATTTTTGGGAGTTGAGTATTAATCTaagaccttaaatttaaaattgtgttaccttagaaaaaaataatacaataatttatAATATCTATACTATTATTGGAAGGGAAGAAGATTCAAATTTGAACCTGCATCTTTTCCCCAAATGTCCTTTTCTTACAGTCTAGGTTTTTTTTTAACAATCCTCTTAGTTATGGTTTAGCCCGCAGTCCACAGACGCCTTGGAAAGTGTAAAGCCCAAAAAACATCAAacttcaaatgggccaatgaccATTATACAAATGTGCAAATGGGATAATTCCACGTGTTCAATAGTGATAGGGTGGGGGGAGGAGCCATACACATTACTTACCATTAAGGACATCTCAAAAAGAAGAATCAAGTAGCTTATCAATCTGGTTTTACCATCCACCAAAATAGAAGCCAAGGGAAAATCTGCGCTGCAGTCGACTGATGCACAGCTGCACCACGGCAATTGTGATGTGACacaatgaaattaaaaaaattagaattaaatTTAAAGTATTTTATTTCGCACTCTGCACCACGGCAATTGTGATGTGACACACAATGAAATTAAAGTATTTTATTTCGCActtacatttttaaaatttaacacaAAAAAAAGTAaggtaaaattttaaattttagattttcGCTACCTTatactataaaattgtattttataACTTAAAATCTGAATTGGGTTGTCTTGAGTTTCATAGATGGGATCTATTCttgtctttaatttttttttatccccTCACGAGAGAAGATTCAAAGAGAATAACCCAAAGAATTCAACTAAAATTCATACTTGCATTATGTACCCAACCAATTCCTAAACTCAACTTCTCCCtactttacaaaaataaaaaataaaaacagtaaCCCTATTACCTTTGAGACCATAACACTACGCGCCGGGAAAAGCATTACTCCGGCGACTTGCATACCCAATCTGACCCACATTGCCGTCCCGGAAGTAATATTCGCCCGACATTCTCCCGGAATGTCCCAATTTGAGTTTGAAATGTTAGAGAAAGATGAAGCATTCTAAAGACACGAGAGGATTTTCGAGCGATTCATTCTCCTTGCCTTCCCCGCTACAACTCTCCGCTGCTTTCCGTGGATTATCCGGCGCCGGAGGAGGGATCCGACCAGGAGATTGCGCCGTTCTCCTCGCCGACGGGCTCCGACCCCGACCGGATCTGGATCTGGATCTGGAAGTCAACACGTCTGCACCCTTCGCCGGCGACCTCGACCTACGCCCGGAGTTCTCCCCAAGGTCTCTCCGTATGCCGTCGCGCCTCCCTGCCGTCTGACCCGCCTGTCTGCTCAACCCCGACCGCGCTCTACCCGGCGACGGCTCCTGCCGCCGGGCCGGCGAGACCGGCGACTTCCGCACCCCTCTATCTCTTCCTGGACGGCCCATTTCCCCGGAGAACGAACGGTTTCTCGGAAACTTGACCGGGGTTCTGTCCACTCTCCGGCGAACCTCCTCCTCGTCCCTCCCCTCGGTAAT
It contains:
- the LOC131154438 gene encoding uncharacterized protein LOC131154438, whose protein sequence is MGCCVSTPKASVQQAKDPRCSPGSDPPNGVGGRLPVLVEEETVKEVLSETPTATKSGSLAVKVEEEKKPSVPKPYCAKPPLQMINDEKLSDTPNPPFLKVEDEIMSCIPKPSLQKIEAEVAMVNSEISEVSEICSVSESVSTTTITEGRDEEEVRRRVDRTPVKFPRNRSFSGEMGRPGRDRGVRKSPVSPARRQEPSPGRARSGLSRQAGQTAGRRDGIRRDLGENSGRRSRSPAKGADVLTSRSRSRSGRGRSPSARRTAQSPGRIPPPAPDNPRKAAESCSGEGKENESLENPLVSLECFIFL